In Scomber japonicus isolate fScoJap1 chromosome 7, fScoJap1.pri, whole genome shotgun sequence, one genomic interval encodes:
- the LOC128361352 gene encoding cystathionine gamma-lyase-like, with translation MDQKQHEGEQSDVFAGFRTAFKSFATEAIHVGQEPEQWKSMAVVPPISLSTTFKQHEPGNHAGFEYSRSGNPSRNCLEKAVAAMDGAKYCLALASGLAATVTITHMLKTGDGIVCMDDVYGGTNRYFQRIAKEMGLEVSFADCTKPELLKATLKPNTRLVWIETPTNPTMKVVDIKACSDLVHEHNKDIVVVVDNTFMSAYFQRPLALGADICMCSATKYMNGHSDVVMGLVSVNREDLHDRLKFLQNALGGVPSPFDCYLCNRGLKTLHLRMERHFKNAMAAAKFLEADPRVERVIFPGLPSHPQYEVVKKQCTGCPGMITFYIKGKLEHATTFLSNLKMFAIAESLGGYESLAEHPAIMTHASVPENERSVLGISDTLIRLSVGLEDEADIIEDLEQALAAAHPKKK, from the exons ATGGATCAAAAGCAACATGAAGGCGAGCAGAGCGACGTGTTCGCCGGCTTCCGCACCGCCTTTAAATCTTTTGCCACAGAGGCAATTCATGTTGGCCAGGAGCCGGAGCAGTGGAAGTCAATGGCTGTAGTGCCGCCGATATCTCTTTCTACCACTTTCAAGCAGCACGAACCAGGAAACCATGCA GGGTTTGAATATAGTCGGAGTGGAAACCCTTCAAGAAACTGTCTGGAGAAGGCTGTGGCAGCTATGGATGGAGCAAAGTACT GCCTGGCTCTTGCTTCAGGGCTGGCAGCCACAGTGACCATCACTCACATGCTCAAGACAGGAGATGGCATTGTCTGCATGGATGACGTGTACGGAG GCACAAATCGTTACTTCCAAAGAATTGCCAAGGAAATGGGTCTGGAGGTGTCTTTTGCTGATTGTACAAAACCAGAGCTGCTCAAGGCCACTCTGAAGCCCAACACCAGA CTGGTGTGGATCGAGACGCCTACTAACCCAACGATGAAGGTCGTCGACATCAAAGCCTGTTCTGATTTGGTCCACGAGCACAACAAAGACATAGTGGTAGTAGTGGACAACACCTTCATGTCTGCCTATTTCCAG CGCCCCTTGGCTTTGGGAGCTGATATCTGCATGTGTTCAGCCACAAAATACATGAACG GTCATAGTGATGTGGTCATGGGTCTGGTCTCAGTAAACAGGGAGGATCTGCATGACAGACTGAAATTTCTGCAGAATG CACTGGGTGGTGTACCGTCTCCCTTCGACTGCTATCTGTGTAACCGTGGCCTGAAGACGCTACATCTACGGATGGAGCGGCACTTCAAGAATGCCATGGCTGCTGCCAAGTTTCTGGAGGCTGACCCCAGAGTGGAGCGCGTCATCTTCCCAG GCCTGCCCTCTCACCCCCAGTATGAAGTGGTGAAGAAGCAATGCACCGGATGTCCGGGGATGATCACCTTCTACATCAAGGGGAAACTCGAGCATGCCACCACCTTCCTCAGTAACCTCAAA ATGTTTGCCATAGCTGAGAGTCTTGGTGGTTACGAAAGTTTAGCAGAACACCC GGCAATTATGACTCATGCATCAGTGCCAGAAAATGAGAGGAGTGTCCTGGGTATCAGTGACACACTCATTCGACTCTCTGTGGGACTGGAGGATGAGGCTGATATCATTGAAGACCTGGAGCAAGCACTGGCTGCTGCT CATCCAAAGAAGAAGTGA